One genomic window of Phycisphaerales bacterium includes the following:
- a CDS encoding type 1 glutamine amidotransferase domain-containing protein, translated as MTTSNAKLDGKTIAILATDGFEQSELVRPMEALKEAGAEVHVVTPDGNDIKGWNDGNWGDTVKADRAITDANADAYDALVLPGGVMNPDTLRMREDATTFVREFFKAGKPVSAICHAPWLLIDCGVVEGREITSWPSLKSDLKNAGARWVDKEVVCDQALTTSRSPDDLPAFIDKTIEEIREGKHAGQKTA; from the coding sequence ATGACCACCAGCAACGCCAAGCTCGACGGCAAGACCATCGCCATCCTCGCGACCGACGGCTTCGAGCAGAGCGAGCTCGTCCGCCCGATGGAAGCGCTGAAGGAAGCCGGCGCCGAAGTGCACGTCGTGACGCCGGACGGCAACGACATCAAGGGCTGGAACGATGGCAACTGGGGCGACACGGTCAAGGCCGACCGCGCCATCACGGACGCGAACGCCGATGCATATGACGCGCTCGTGCTGCCCGGGGGCGTCATGAACCCCGACACGCTCCGCATGCGTGAAGACGCGACGACGTTCGTGCGTGAGTTCTTCAAGGCCGGCAAGCCGGTCAGCGCCATCTGCCACGCTCCGTGGCTGCTCATCGACTGCGGCGTCGTCGAGGGTCGCGAGATCACGAGCTGGCCATCCCTCAAGAGCGACCTCAAGAACGCGGGGGCTCGGTGGGTCGATAAGGAAGTCGTCTGCGACCAGGCCCTGACGACGAGCCGTTCGCCCGACGACCTGCCCGCGTTCATCGACAAGACGATCGAAGAGATTCGTGAGGGCAAGC
- a CDS encoding aspartate aminotransferase family protein has translation MPAATSERSSATASESLVARRQKVVCSGVGMLSPMTAASASGAIITDADGREFIDFASGIGVMSVGHSDPAVIDAVRAQVASLQHACIHVATYEPYVALCEKLVELFPHHERADDSTKALLISTGAEAVENCIKIARQATGRAGIICYTGGFHGRTLLAGTLTSKVHLKHGCGPYAPEVYRLPFPRPLPGETIGEADLVKRELHRLEQAFLDTVAASQVAAIIIEVVQGEGGFSVAPKGYLEGLRRICDEHGIVLIFDEVQAGFCRTGAWAAYDHFGVKPDLSPWAKAMGGGLPMACVIGKASVMDRVNPGTLGGTYGGNPVACAASLAAIARMEELDLNARATHIGSMIRQRFDALKETVAQVTDVRGMGAMMAIEFSEGGDPSKPAPAMVKAVIDDCRSKGLLVIAAGLAGNCIRVLTPLVITDDELNRGLDILCQSIEQHAPNH, from the coding sequence GTGCCAGCCGCCACGTCCGAACGTTCGTCCGCCACGGCCTCGGAGTCCCTCGTCGCCCGCCGCCAGAAGGTCGTGTGCTCGGGCGTGGGCATGCTCAGCCCGATGACCGCCGCGAGTGCGTCGGGCGCCATCATTACCGACGCCGACGGCCGGGAGTTCATCGACTTTGCCAGCGGCATCGGCGTGATGAGCGTGGGCCACAGCGACCCAGCAGTCATCGACGCAGTGCGCGCCCAAGTGGCAAGCCTGCAGCACGCCTGCATCCACGTGGCGACGTACGAGCCCTACGTGGCCTTGTGCGAGAAGCTCGTCGAGCTCTTCCCCCACCACGAGCGGGCCGACGACAGCACCAAGGCCCTGCTCATCAGCACCGGGGCCGAGGCCGTCGAAAACTGCATCAAGATCGCACGCCAGGCAACCGGACGCGCCGGCATCATCTGCTATACCGGTGGCTTCCACGGCCGAACGCTTCTGGCGGGCACGCTGACCAGCAAGGTGCACCTCAAGCACGGCTGCGGGCCGTACGCGCCTGAGGTCTATCGGCTGCCGTTCCCGAGGCCGCTACCGGGCGAGACCATCGGCGAGGCCGACCTGGTGAAGCGCGAGCTGCACCGCCTGGAGCAGGCGTTCCTCGACACCGTGGCGGCCTCGCAGGTCGCGGCCATCATCATCGAGGTGGTGCAGGGCGAGGGCGGATTCAGCGTGGCGCCCAAGGGCTACCTGGAGGGCCTGCGGCGGATCTGCGACGAGCACGGCATCGTGCTGATCTTCGACGAGGTGCAGGCGGGCTTCTGCCGCACGGGGGCTTGGGCGGCATACGACCACTTCGGCGTGAAGCCCGACCTGAGCCCGTGGGCCAAGGCCATGGGCGGCGGGCTGCCCATGGCCTGCGTCATCGGCAAGGCCAGCGTGATGGACCGCGTGAACCCCGGCACGCTCGGCGGCACCTACGGCGGCAACCCCGTCGCCTGCGCCGCATCGCTGGCGGCCATCGCCCGCATGGAAGAGCTCGACCTGAACGCGCGGGCGACGCACATCGGCAGCATGATCCGCCAGCGCTTCGATGCGCTGAAGGAAACCGTCGCCCAGGTCACGGACGTACGCGGCATGGGCGCCATGATGGCCATCGAATTCAGCGAGGGTGGCGACCCCAGCAAGCCCGCGCCGGCGATGGTCAAGGCCGTCATCGACGACTGCCGGAGCAAGGGCCTGCTCGTCATCGCCGCGGGCCTGGCGGGCAACTGCATCCGCGTGCTGACGCCGCTCGTCATCACCGACGACGAGCTGAACCGCGGGCTCGACATCCTGTGCCAGAGCATCGAGCAGCACGCACCGAATCACTGA